The following coding sequences are from one Macaca nemestrina isolate mMacNem1 chromosome 1, mMacNem.hap1, whole genome shotgun sequence window:
- the LOC139357006 gene encoding double homeobox protein 4C-like translates to MALPTPGDGALPAGARGRGRRRRLVWTPSQREALRACFERNPYPGIATREELAQAIGIPEPRVQIWFQNERSRQLRQHRRESRPWPGKRGPQEGRRKRTAVTRSQTALLLRAFQQDRFPGIATREEVARETGLPESRIQIWFQNRRARHPGQGGGAPAHAGGPGDAAPGGCPPAPSPVAFTHTGAWATGLPAPHVPCAPWTLPPGAFVGQGAGAVAPLQPSQAAQAAGISHPAPAGGDWDFSYAALATPEGALSHPQTPRGWPPRPSQWRGDRDPQHHSLPGPCSVGQPGPAGAEPQGQGVLAPPTSQGSPWWGWGQGPQVAGAAWEPQVGAAPPPGPAPPEASAGQEQMQAIRAPSPPLQEPGRSSALPSSLLDELLETPEFLQQAQPLLETEAPTELQDVGEPALLEPLLLSEEEYRALLEEL, encoded by the coding sequence atggctctcccgacacccggcgacggcgccctcccggcgggagcccgaggacgaggacggcgaaggagactcgtttggaccccgagccagagggaggccctgcgagcctgctttgagcggaacccgtacccgggcatcgccaccagggaagagctggcccaggccatcggcattccggagcccagggtccagatttggtttcagaacgagagatcgcgccagctgaggcagcaccggcgggaatctcggccctggcccgggaaacgcggcccgcaagaaggcaggcgaaagcggaccgccgtcacccggtcccagaccgccctgctcctgcgagccttccagcaggatcgctttccaggcatcgccacccgggaagaagtggccagagagacgggcctcccggagtcccggattcagatttggtttcagaaccggagggccaggcacccgggccagggtggcggggcaccggcgcacgcaggcggcccgggcgacgcggcccccggcgggtgtccccccgctccctcgccggtcgccttcacccacaccggggcgtgggcaacggggcttcccgccccccacgtgccctgcgcgccctggactctcccaccgggggctttcgtgggccagggagcaggggccgtcgccccgctgcagcccagccaggctgcgcaggcagcagggatctcccatcccgccccggcaggcggggattgggatttttcctacgctgccctggcgactccggaaggggcgctctcccaccctcagactccccgggggtggcctccgcgcccgagccaatggcggggggatcgggacccgcagcaccacagcctgccaggcccttgctcggtgggacagcctgggcccgctggagctgagccgcagggccagggtgtgctggcgccgcccacgtcccaggggagtccgtggtggggctggggccaggggccccaggtcgccggggcggcgtgggagccccaagtcggggcagctccacctccggggcccgcgcccccggaggcctccgcggggcaggagcagatgcaagccatccgggcgccctccccgccgctccaggagcctgggcgctcgtctgcactcccctccagcctgctggatgagctcctggagacccccgagtttctgcagcaggcgcaacctttgctagaaacggaggccccgacggagctgcaggacgtgggagagcccgctttgctggaaccgctactcctcagcgaggaggagtaccgggctctgctggaggagctttag
- the LOC139357002 gene encoding double homeobox protein 4C-like yields the protein MALPTPGDGALPAGARGRGRRRRLVWTPSQREALRACFERNPYPGIATREELAQAIGIPEPRVQIWFQNERSRQLRQHRRESRPWPGKRGPQEGRRKRTAVTRSQTALLLRAFQQDRFPGIATREEVARETGLPESRIQIWFQNRRARHPGQGGGAPAHAGGPGDAAPGGCPPAPSPVAFTHTGAWATGLPAPHVPCAPWTLPPGAFVGQGAGAVAPLQPSQAAQAAGISHPAPAGGDWDFSYAALATPEGALSHPQTPRGWPPRPSQWRGDRDPQHHSLPGPCSVGQPGPAGAEPQGQGVLAPPTSQGSPWWGWGQGPQVAGAAWEPQVGAAPPPGPAPPEASAGQEQMQAIRAPSPPLQEPGRSSALPSSLLDELLETPEFLQQAQPLLETEAPTELQDVGEPALLEPLLLSEEEYRALLEEL from the coding sequence atggctctcccgacacccggcgacggcgccctcccggcgggagcccgaggacgaggacggcgaaggagactcgtttggaccccgagccagagggaggccctgcgagcctgctttgagcggaacccgtacccgggcatcgccaccagggaagagctggcccaggccatcggcattccggagcccagggtccagatttggtttcagaacgagagatcgcgccagctgaggcagcaccggcgggaatctcggccctggcccgggaaacgcggcccgcaagaaggcaggcgaaagcggaccgccgtcacccggtcccagaccgccctgctcctgcgagccttccagcaggatcgctttccaggcatcgccacccgggaagaagtggccagagagacgggcctcccggagtcccggattcagatttggtttcagaaccggagggccaggcacccgggccagggtggcggggcaccggcgcacgcaggcggcccgggcgacgcggcccccggcgggtgtccccccgctccctcgccggtcgccttcacccacaccggggcgtgggcaacggggcttcccgccccccacgtgccctgcgcgccctggactctcccaccgggggctttcgtgggccagggagcaggggccgtcgccccgctgcagcccagccaggctgcgcaggcagcagggatctcccatcccgccccggcaggcggggattgggatttttcctacgctgccctggcgactccggaaggggcgctctcccaccctcagactccccgggggtggcctccgcgcccgagccaatggcggggggatcgggacccgcagcaccacagcctgccgggcccttgctcggtgggacagcctgggcccgctggagctgagccgcagggccagggtgtgctggcgccgcccacgtcccaggggagtccgtggtggggctggggccaggggccccaggtcgccggggcggcgtgggagccccaagtcggggcagctccacctccggggcccgcgcccccggaggcctccgcggggcaggagcagatgcaagccatccgggcgccctccccgccgctccaggagcctgggcgctcgtctgcactcccctccagcctgctggatgagctcctggagacccccgagtttctgcagcaggcgcaacctttgctagaaacggaggccccgacggagctgcaggacgtgggagagcccgctttgctggaaccgctactcctcagcgaggaggagtaccgggctctgctggaggagctttag
- the LOC139357009 gene encoding double homeobox protein 4C-like produces MALPTPGDSALPAGARGRGRRRRLVWTPSQREALRACFERNPYPGIATREELAQAIGIPEPRVQIWFQNERSRQLRQHRRESRPWPGKRGPQEGRRKRTAVTRSQTALLLRAFQQDRFPGIATREEVARETGLPESRIQIWFQNRRARHPGQGGGAPAHAGGPGDAAPGGCPPAPSPVAFTHTGAWATGLPAPHVPCAPWTLPPGAFVGQGAGAVAPLQPSQAAQAAGISHPAPAGGDWDFSYAALATPEGALSHPQTPRGWPPRPSQWRGDRDPQHHSLPGPCSVGQPGPAGAEPQGQGVLAPPTSQGSPWWGWGQGPQVAGAAWEPQVGAAPPPGPAPPEASAGQEQMQAIRAPSPPLQEPGRSSALPSSLLDELLETPEFLQQAQPLLETEAPTELQDVGEPALLEPLLLSEEEYRALLEEL; encoded by the coding sequence atggctctcccgacacccggcgacagcgccctcccggcgggagcccgaggacgaggacggcgaaggagactcgtttggaccccgagccagagggaggccctgcgagcctgctttgagcggaacccgtacccgggcatcgccaccagggaagagctggcccaggccatcggcattccggagcccagggtccagatttggtttcagaacgagagatcgcgccagctgaggcagcaccggcgggaatctcggccctggcccgggaaacgcggcccgcaagaaggcaggcgaaagcggaccgccgtcacccggtcccagaccgccctgctcctgcgagccttccagcaggatcgctttccaggcatcgccacccgggaagaagtggccagagagacgggcctcccggagtcccggattcagatttggtttcagaaccggagggccaggcacccgggccagggtggcggggcaccggcgcacgcaggcggcccgggcgacgcggcccccggcgggtgtccccccgctccctcgccggtcgccttcacccacaccggggcgtgggcaacggggcttcccgccccccacgtgccctgcgcgccctggactctcccaccgggggctttcgtgggccagggagcaggggccgtcgccccgctgcagcccagccaggctgcgcaggcagcagggatctcccatcccgccccggcaggcggggattgggatttttcctacgctgccctggcgactccggaaggggcgctctcccaccctcagactccccgggggtggcctccgcgcccgagccaatggcggggggatcgggacccgcagcaccacagcctgccaggcccttgctcggtgggacagcctgggcccgctggagctgagccgcagggccagggtgtgctggcgccgcccacgtcccaggggagtccgtggtggggctggggccaggggccccaggtcgccggggcggcgtgggagccccaagtcggggcagctccacctccggggcccgcgcccccggaggcctccgcggggcaggagcagatgcaagccatccgggcgccctccccgccgctccaggagcctgggcgctcgtctgcactcccctccagcctgctggatgagctcctggagacccccgagtttctgcagcaggcgcaacctttgctagaaacggaggccccgacggagctgcaggacgtgggagagcccgctttgctggaaccgctactcctcagcgaggaggagtaccgggctctgctggaggagctttag